A genomic region of Torulaspora delbrueckii CBS 1146 chromosome 7, complete genome contains the following coding sequences:
- the TNA1 gene encoding Tna1p (similar to Saccharomyces cerevisiae TNA1 (YGR260W); ancestral locus Anc_5.50), whose translation MNECSDSPMEFVDRVIFDDSVQNEPTRRGADSLKEKNGGYDYDQEITATATTTDDDGLPSPSHPMEQKILRKMDLFLIPLMAILYFLSNLDKSNIGNAAVAGLTEDLNLVGKQYNTCVTVFFATYVLFDPIGTNLLKIMGPPTLMSGCLFVFGVISLCTAWVKNYGHLIAVRLLLGAFEGMIYPSINMYLSVCYRREQYAKRFAYVFSAACLSSSFGGLIGYACSKISGSLRAWQYIYIVEGAISIGFVPFYFFGLSKNLEDSWYFTAEEKEYIIQRYKTMNTSDPNEKFEWFQAWLAIKDIKTWASAIALFGIDLTTFGLTVFLPIIIESMGFTSVKVNLMTVPVYFLTAIVFFVCAKWSDHLRLRSPFIIGACLTTCIGLSIVLGSQVHGVRYFGVYILCMGIYVNAAVNCLWLSGNIGNYFKRATAVGINLFLGSGSGLVSGQIFLASDKPRYIRGLSICLAFQVLSIVFTVIQFLLYRRENKKKEAIIDRCHELNEPIPFDPRLGDENPQFRYMY comes from the coding sequence ATGAATGAATGTTCAGACTCACCAATGGAGTTTGTTGATAGGGTCATCTTTGATGACTCTGTTCAGAATGAGCCTACGAGAAGAGGTGCAGACTCactgaaggagaagaatGGTGGATATGATTATGACCAGGAAATTACTGCAACAGCCACTACAACTGACGACGATGGATTGCCATCACCATCTCATCCGATGGAACAGAAAATCCTGAGAAAGATGGATCTTTTTCTAATTCCACTAATGGCAATACTTTattttttgtcaaatttgGATAAATCGAATATTGGTAATGCAGCGGTCGCTGGTCTCACTGAGGATCTTAACCTAGTTGGCAAACAATATAATACCTGCGTTACCGTTTTTTTTGCCACTTATGTTTTGTTTGATCCAATAGGTAccaatcttttgaaaattatgGGCCCTCCTACTTTGATGAGCGGTTGTTTGTTTGTCTTTGGTGTTATTTCCCTATGCACTGCTTGGGTAAAAAATTATGGTCATCTTATTGCTGTAAGGTTACTGCTAGGAGCTTTCGAGGGTATGATTTACCCTTCTATTAACATGTATCTGTCGGTTTGTTACAGAAGAGAGCAGTATGCCAAGAGGTTTGCTTATGTTTTCTCAGCCGCATGTCTCTCGTCATCATTTGGTGGTTTGATCGGCTACGCCTGTTCGAAGATCAGTGGCTCTTTGAGAGCTTGGCAGTACATTTACATTGTTGAAGGTGCCATTTCCATTGGATTCGTAccattttatttttttgGTTTGAGTAAGAACTTAGAGGATTCATGGTACTTTACAGCcgaagagaaagaatatatCATTCAGAGATACAAGACTATGAATACCTCAGATCctaatgaaaaatttgaatggTTCCAAGCTTGGTTAgctatcaaagatatcaaaaCATGGGCTAGTGCTATTGCCCTTTTCGGTATCGATTTAACCACTTTTGGGCTGACTGTTTTCTTGCCTATCATCATTGAGAGTATGGGTTTCACTAGTGTCAAAGTTAATCTGATGACCGTCCCAGTTTATTTTTTAACTGCcattgttttctttgtatGTGCCAAATGGTCAGACCATTTGAGACTTAGAAGTCCTTTCATCATCGGTGCCTGTTTAACGACTTGTATTGGCCTATCGATTGTTCTTGGTTCGCAGGTGCATGGTGTGAGATATTTTGGTGTTTACATCCTTTGTATGGGAATCTATGTGAATGCAGCCGTGAATTGTTTGTGGTTGAGTGGTAATATCGGGAACTACTTTAAGAGAGCAACTGCCGTGGGTATAAACTTATTCCTTGGTTCAGGTTCCGGTTTAGTCTCTGGTCAAATTTTCTTAGCTTCCGACAAACCAAGATATATTAGAGGATTATCAATTTGCTTGGCTTTCCAAGTTCTATCAATAGTCTTCACGGTCATTCAATTCTTACTTTACAGGAGagaaaacaagaagaaagaggcAATAATTGATCGTTGTCATGAATTAAACGAACCAATACCTTTTGACCCAAGATTAGGTGATGAGAACCCACAATTTAGATACATGTATTAG
- the PFS1 gene encoding Pfs1p (similar to Saccharomyces cerevisiae PFS1 (YHR185C); ancestral locus Anc_5.52), which produces MPHRRVAASSKLTPSMPLKMNAESCPNSFLNGAEPRERDILKSRRNRRLESSPIRDSFHMDKPTTAAPVNMSATQSASNTADFYSKLKGTPQSSSERVKNYCQPNESMLQQYTLMTYSSGPMMSSLYPNYNVSVPYLPSRYSPYFLQSKVNGSPVQALPKEKNNQSTTYHGQSFPAFFNPRTASNMPHKEKVNNWIENIPIFEIEGGTWESNCYDSNYSMNWEENEFDDSSKMNNISFITHDELLFLQGKKFESLVRKLYKSEYESRNSRNDPLLDNPTLTDFI; this is translated from the coding sequence ATGCCCCATCGACGTGTAGCTGCAAGCTCAAAACTTACTCCTTCGATGCCCTTGAAGATGAATGCGGAGAGTTGTCCCAACAGTTTCCTAAATGGTGCCGAGCCCAGGGAGAgagatattttgaagagcaGAAGGAATCGCAGACTCGAGAGCTCGCCAATAAGAGACTCATTTCATATGGATAAACCTACCACGGCAGCGCCAGTCAACATGTCAGCGACACAATCGGCTTCCAACACCGCAGACTTTTACTCAAAGCTAAAAGGCACTCCACAATCATCATCGGAGCGGGTAAAAAATTACTGCCAACCTAACGAAAGCATGCTCCAACAATACACGTTGATGACTTATTCCAGTGGACCCATGATGAGCTCTTTATACCCGAATTACAACGTTAGCGTACCTTATCTACCGTCACGATACTCCCCATATTTTCTGCAAAGCAAAGTCAATGGTTCCCCAGTACAAGCTCTTCCCAAGGAGAAAAACAATCAGTCAACAACGTACCATGGTCAGAGTTTTCCAGCTTTTTTCAACCCCAGGACAGCAAGCAACATGCCGCACAAGGAAAAGGTGAATAACTGGATCGAAAACATACCAATTTTCGAGATCGAAGGCGGAACGTGGGAATCAAACTGCTACGACAGTAACTACTCCATGAACTGGGAAGAGAACGAATTTGACGATTCTTCCAAAATGAACAACATCTCTTTCATCACTCACGATGAATTATTATTTCTACAAGGAAAAAAATTCGAATCGCTCGTCCGAAAATTGTATAAATCGGAATACGAATCCAGAAACTCTCGAAACGACCCACTGCTGGATAATCCGACTCTAACAGACTTTATTTAG
- the KOG1 gene encoding ubiquitin-binding TORC1 subunit KOG1 (similar to Saccharomyces cerevisiae KOG1 (YHR186C); ancestral locus Anc_5.49): MPVVYGPQPLRPLNLETRHGFDEQYSSEQYLQSLANDFIFYFDDKRHRTNGNPTPEEEKTQDVNNYYQPIYDWKIMKERQKTVSAALLLCLNLGVDPPDVIKTHPCARTEAWVDPLNFQDSKKAIEQIGKNLQSQYETLSLRTRYKQSLDPCVEDVKRFCNSLRRTSKDDRILFHYNGHGVPQPTPSGEIWVFNRGYTQYIPVSLYDLQTWLGAPCIYVYDCNSAGNIVTNFQKFVQKRIRDEEEGIPNAAAPSRASAYAECFQLASCRANELLLTSPELPADLFTCCLTCPIEISVRVFLMQSPLKDSKYSIFFKSPSGDNTNESQNSFKANVPSVNIPGVLSDRRTPLGELNWIFTAITDTIAWTSLPRPLFKKLFRHDLMVAALFRNFLLAKRLMPWYNCHPVSDPELPDSIADHPMWKSWDLALDEVLNKLVNDLKNAPPSADLETKMILQQQESLQTQQSQQQQQPQEMKSGSIQEKSRFAVANLSTMSLANHPAALAASKKSSGNVAQAAQQQQQQPQQQQFTGFFEQNLTAFELWLKYASNTRHPPEQLPIVLQVLLSQVHRIRALVLLSRFLDLGPWAVYLSLSIGIFPYVLKLLQSPAPELKPILVFIWARIMSIDYKNTQAELMKEKGYMYFVSVLVPDWGLNMSPTTGGSLSAGSPLTMTASPSIHAPRGQHYQQQMANGFRASSPALHYPSSDTTDEQKAMSVFVLSSFVRDFPLGQKNCFSLELVNKLCFYIDNSDIPLLRQWCIILIGQLCQQNPLNRYICMTAGIIDTLVRSLKDPVPEVRTAVLLALKHFISDIDDGDNILKLQQDLEQHYQQLHTQFQQLQSSAHQQQTQQIEHQQLKVEQQLQHCQVMQMQIQNIESRKLKRQEISNLVSVLALINDGSPLVRKEVIIFFSQVVYRYINFFVVVAFNELTEEMIQMEGTDAEAQSYTDKHSISHGSVFTTVWEALLILAEDPFSENRLLAGHVVEYILSELSVHKELSEAFSKMEQYLTKSGNNAHNGKTGFSAAQVQVLKPTGPFSIEHSRQKETQKQEQNISHSKGNLGRIFRALGFKDLATEERETAHLRNSRKTKSSGISLLSQPHGAAPLAKTVCAGRNKSTLKLPLESTFLDYSREYFQEPQMRKQEADEFGSVEYSSRLWRRNRNEMVIQETQAQKSLSLYGDWSNRWATLDNKTHPKVISFSQFENYLVSADERDIITVFDWEEKETLAKFSNGNPFGTKVTDLKFLNEDDAALLLAASSEGIVKVYKNINASEDLEMITSWRGLTDMLLTPKSSGLLTEWQQIRGSLLATGDVKIIRIWDAHTETIEVDIPAKTSSLVTSITSDQLAGNVFVAGFAEGSIRVYDRRMDPRDSMLRLWRSGSGRQRTCINNVHMQRGGYRELVSGATNGLVELWDIRYQDPVESFRDENMQQQGAQKRMTTMTTTQVHEHAPIVATGTKQIKIWTTSGDLLNSFKNYHNTGGVAGTLAATGIRSTVPSSSFLSAMVFHPHRMMLAATNSHDSSINIYKCEDRRSDLYY, encoded by the coding sequence ATGCCAGTGGTTTATGGTCCTCAGCCTTTGAGGCCATTAAATTTGGAGACTAGGCATGGTTTCGACGAACAGTATAGTAGTGAGCAGTATTTGCAATCACTGGCAAACGACTTTATATTTTACTTTGATGATAAGAGGCATAGAACCAATGGAAATCCTACTcctgaggaagaaaagaccCAGGATGTCAATAACTATTACCAGCCGATCTATGATTGGAAAATTATGAAAGAGCGACAAAAAACTGTGAGTGCAGCATTGTTATTGTGTTTGAACTTGGGTGTAGATCCACCAGACGTGATAAAGACGCATCCATGTGCCAGGACAGAAGCATGGGTAGATCCTCTGAACTTCCAGGATTCTAAGAAAGCCATTGAGCAAATAGGAAAGAATTTACAGTCACAGTATGAGACTTTGTCACTGAGGACAAGATACAAGCAGAGTTTGGACCCATGCGTGGAAGAtgtcaagagattttgTAACTCACTAAGGCGTACGTCCAAGGATGATAGAATTTTGTTTCATTACAATGGACACGGAGTACCACAGCCGACGCCATCTGGGGAAATCTGGGTTTTCAATAGAGGATATACGCAGTACATTCCAGTGTCGCTGTATGATTTACAAACTTGGTTAGGTGCACCGTGCATATATGTCTACGATTGTAACAGCGCAGGCAACATTGTCACAAATTTCCAAAAGTTTGTTCAGAAGAGAATACgagatgaggaagaggGAATACCAAATGCAGCAGCGCCCTCTCGAGCATCGGCATATGCAGAGTGCTTCCAGTTGGCATCTTGTAGAGCAAACGAATTGTTACTTACGAGTCCTGAGCTGCCGGCTGATTTGTTCACATGCTGTCTAACGTGTCCCATCGAAATCAGTGTGAGAGTTTTCTTAATGCAATCGCCTCTGAAAGACTCTAAATAcagcattttcttcaagagcCCATCTGGTGACAACACGAACGAATCAcagaattctttcaaagcgAATGTACCTAGCGTTAATATACCCGGTGTTCTTTCAGACAGGAGAACGCCTCTTGGCGAACTTAATTGGATCTTTACTGCAATTACAGATACCATTGCATGGACTTCGTTGCCTAGACctcttttcaagaaactctTTAGACATGATTTGATGGTTGCTGCTCTGTTTCGTAACTTTTTACTGGCCAAGAGGCTTATGCCCTGGTACAATTGTCATCCAGTATCAGATCCTGAATTGCCTGACAGTATTGCAGATCATCCAATGTGGAAGTCTTGGGACTTGGCGCTAGATGAAGTGCTCAATAAGCTAGtgaacgatttgaaaaatgccCCTCCTTCCGCTGATTTGGAGACTAAGATGATCTTGCAACAGCAGGAGTCTTTACAAACCCAGCAATcgcagcagcagcagcaaccACAAGAGATGAAATCTGGGAGTATTCAAGAAAAGTCCAGATTTGCAGTAGCGAACTTAAGCACCATGTCTTTGGCTAATCATCCCGCAGCTTTAGCGGCGTCCAAAAAATCTTCAGGTAACGTGGCGCAAGCTGcgcagcagcagcaacagcaacctcaacaacaacagttTACGGGATTCTTCGAGCAGAATCTCACCGCCTTTGAGCTATGGCTTAAGTACGCCTCCAACACAAGACATCCACCGGAGCAATTGCCAATAGTTCTACAGGTGCTACTTTCCCAAGTTCATCGTATACGTGCCCTAGTTCTACTGTCGAGGTTTCTCGATCTGGGCCCGTGGGCAGTATATCTTTCATTATCCATTGGTATTTTCCCCTATGTTCTCAAACTATTACAAAGTCCTGCTCCAGAATTGAAACCAATATTAGTCTTTATCTGGGCAAGAATTATGTCCATCGACTATAAAAATACGCAGGCAGAACTAATGAAGGAAAAGGGCTACATGTACTTCGTGTCCGTTTTGGTACCTGATTGGGGCTTAAACATGTCACCAACAACTGGTGGTTCTTTGAGTGCCGGTTCTCCACTAACCATGACTGCTTCGCCAAGCATTCATGCACCTAGAGGCCAACACTATCAGCAGCAAATGGCGAATGGCTTTAGGGCTTCAAGTCCAGCATTGCATTATCCTTCTAGTGATACTACGGACGAACAAAAGGCAATGTCTGTCTTCGTGTTGTCATCATTTGTGCGGGACTTCCCTCTAGGGCAAAAGAACTGCTTTAGTTTGGAGCTGGTCAACAAGCTATGTTTCTACATCGATAATTCAGACATTCCACTTCTCAGGCAGTGGTGCATAATTCTCATAGGACAATTGTGCCAGCAGAACCCATTAAATCGTTACATCTGCATGACCGCTGGAATTATAGACACTTTGGtaagatctttgaaagatccaGTCCCAGAGGTTAGAACAGCGGTTTTGTTGGCTCTGAAGCATTTTATATCTGACATTGACGATGGAGATAATATTCTCAAACTGCAGCAAGATTTGGAGCAGCATTATCAACAACTGCATACACAATTTCAGCAGCTTCAGAGCTCTGCTCATCAACAGCAGACCCAGCAGATTGAACATCAGCAACTCAAAGTCGAgcaacaacttcaacatTGTCAGGTAATGCAGATGCAGATACAGAACATCGAGTcaaggaaattgaagaggCAAGAAATTTCCAACCTTGTGTCAGTGTTGGCTCTCATTAACGATGGTTCGCCGCTTGTGAGGAAGGAAGTTATAATATTTTTCTCGCAAGTAGTGTATCGCTACATTAatttctttgttgttgtagCCTTCAATGAGCTTACTGAGGAGATGATTCAAATGGAAGGAACAGATGCGGAAGCGCAGAGTTACACAGATAAGCATTCTATCAGCCATGGGTCCGTTTTTACCACGGTCTGGGAGGCGTTACTTATTTTGGCAGAAGATCCTTTTAGTGAAAATAGGCTGCTTGCGGGACATGTTGTCGAATACATCTTAAGTGAATTGAGTGTACATAAGGAACTAAGTGAAGCTTTTTCGAAGATGGAGCAATACCTAACAAAAAGTGGTAACAATGCGCACAATGGGAAGACGGGCTTCAGCGCAGCTCAGGTGCAAGTTTTAAAACCCACAGGTCCATTTTCCATTGAACATTCAAGGCAGAAGGAAACACAAAAACAAGAGCAAAATATTTCTCATTCGAAAGGTAACTTAGGGAGAATCTTTCGTGCTCTTggattcaaagatttggcAACGGAGGAGCGTGAAACAGCTCATTTGAGGAATAGCCGTAAGACAAAGAGCTCAGGCATCTCACTCTTGAGCCAGCCACATGGCGCTGCCCCACTTGCGAAAACAGTTTGTGCTGGCAGAAACAAGTCTACTCTTAAATTGCCTCTGGAGAGCACCTTTCTAGATTACTCTCGTGAATACTTTCAAGAGCCGCAGATGAGAAAGCAGGAGGCAGATGAGTTTGGTAGCGTTGAATATAGCTCCAGGCTGTGGCGTAGGAATCGCAACGAAATGGTGATCCAGGAAACTCAGGCACAAAAGAGTTTGTCTTTGTATGGTGACTGGTCTAATCGATGGGCTACACTTGACAATAAAACACATCCAAAAGTTATATCATTTTCGCAGTTCGAGAATTACCTAGTATCTGCTGACGAGAGAGATATTATTACGGTCTTTGACTgggaagaaaaggaaaCCTTGGCAAAATTCTCGAATGGAAATCCTTTCGGCACTAAGGTCACAGATCTGAAGTTTCTGAACGAGGATGATGCTGCACTATTACTGGCGGCCTCATCTGAGGGCATTGTCAAGGTGTACAAAAACATTAATGCTTCGGAAGATCTTGAGATGATAACGTCTTGGAGGGGGTTGACGGATATGCTGCTGACACCCAAATCTAGTGGTCTGCTAACGGAATGGCAGCAAATAAGAGGTTCCTTACTTGCCACTGGTGACGTGAAAATAATTAGGATATGGGATGCTCATACAGAGACAATTGAAGTTGACATTCCTGCCAAAACATCATCCCTCGTAACATCGATCACTTCTGATCAATTGGCTGGGAACGTCTTTGTCGCGGGTTTCGCAGAAGGTTCTATAAGGGTTTACGACCGTCGTATGGACCCCAGAGATTCCATGCTTCGTCTCTGGAGGTCAGGGAGTGGTAGACAGCGGACTTGTATCAACAACGTGCATATGCAGAGAGGTGGCTATAGAGAGCTTGTGAGTGGTGCTACAAATGGGCTCGTGGAGTTATGGGACATCAGGTATCAAGATCCAGTCGAATCCTTCAGAGACGAGAACATGCAGCAACAAGGTGCTCAAAAAAGAATGACAACGATGACAACTACTCAAGTTCATGAGCACGCCCCCATCGTAGCCACAGGTACAAAGCAAATCAAGATTTGGACTACTTCTGGTGATCTGTTGAACAGCTTCAAAAACTATCATAATACTGGGGGCGTTGCGGGGACGCTGGCTGCCACTGGTATACGTTCAACAGTACCATCTAGCAGCTTCTTATCTGCGATGGTCTTTCACCCCCATCGAATGATGCTTGCTGCTACAAATTCTCATGACTCAAGTATCAACATTTACAAGTGTGAAGATAGAAGATCTGATTTATACTATTAA
- the RAD2 gene encoding ssDNA endodeoxyribonuclease RAD2 (similar to Saccharomyces cerevisiae RAD2 (YGR258C); ancestral locus Anc_5.51), whose product MGVHSFWDIVGPTAKPVRLESLQDRRMAVDASIWIYQFLKAVRDQEGNALKNSHIVGFFRRICKLLYFGIKPVFVFDGGVPALKRSTIQQRKERRQGKRDNASITARKLLAIQLQKKEGSGAANNVSNDDENKEDSSELFKPQDEWHLPVIPGFKYDRDDQRVVSAKTFEQMVNKVDDELENIDLDSINPASAEFEELPKSTQYLILSTLRLKSRLRMGYTRDQLEQLFPDSMDFSRFQIDMVKRRNFFTQKLMGATGVHDGGASKLDDEVIKRVSGRMNKEYKLTKTENGWTLGLGDMDGSESQKAILLDDKDIDAMNYIQNRKGRQAEHLKALESRNNDLIEDNDDEDDENLEWEDVDVKPQTIQKREDYSINAAKLPKLGQQVNSVGSRSFLDRRHDQVSPMKRPFAQIIRHMEDNEDGRRDELEDDDYDDDDDYKKQLEEIELVEATQKSKNIMRKQRVEDTLKEKSNNVEPKNLEEIMDTAFQDNENDMINNNVTKNLSPVVSFQQAAPISQDEMVPLTVQQKKPVAGESKAVPLTESEQNLQHIVSKIPEFSFGGKDSFLFQDSSLSKSKDVVEDDVNEKQNEKPVQETPAWFSSSDVQQNPFSSSNFVKDQEVLNTPKSTENYQLLSGLDAQELLQKDGKDEDDIEEVIEVASEKEDQMNEMDTGSLEENGGGHRKEREALAYDYDFSEGEEEDIAENMRKEQLDFATFKNALNNRIVDNAFVEDELFEQQMKDKRDSDEVTTDMIVEVQDLLSRFGIPFITAPMEAEAQCAELLGLKLVDGIITDDSDVFLFGGSRVYKNMFHEKNYVEFYDYQSIKQNLGLDRDTMIELAQLLGSDYTNGIKGMGPVSSMEVLAEFGNLIKFRDWYNEGQFDTKKQQAENKYERDLRKRLVKNEVVLSSDFPSELVRDSYLSPEVDHDKSTFIWGAPDLDMLRQFMRARVGWTQEKSDEILVPLIRDINNRKKQARQMTLNEFFPSEYIQEKKLNFGKRLTTASNKLKKRKMK is encoded by the coding sequence ATGGGTGTTCATTCTTTTTGGGATATAGTTGGTCCAACTGCGAAGCCGGTACGATTAGAATCGCTGCAGGACCGGCGAATGGCAGTCGATGCTTCGATTTGGATTTATCAGTTTTTAAAGGCAGttagagatcaagaaggtaATGCATTAAAGAACTCTCATATAGTGGGTTTTTTCAGGCGTATTTGTAAACTACTATACTTTGGAATCAAACCGGTATTTGTGTTTGATGGGGGAGTACCGGCGTTAAAGAGAAGCACTATTCAACAGAGAAAGGAGAGAAGACAAGGAAAAAGAGATAATGCTAGTATTACGGCCAGAAAATTGCTAGCGattcaacttcaaaaaaagGAGGGTTCAGGTGCGGCCAATAATGTCTCTAATGATGACGAGAATAAGGAAGATAGTTCTGAACTCTTTAAACCTCAGGATGAGTGGCATTTGCCAGTAATACCGGGCTTCAAATATGACAGGGATGATCAAAGGGTGGTTTCTGCAAAGACTTTCGAACAAATGGTAAATAAGGTGGATGATGAGCTTGAGAATATTGATCTGGACTCTATCAACCCAGCCTCAGCagagtttgaagagctGCCGAAATCAACCCAATACCTTATTCTATCCACTTTAAGACTCAAATCAAGACTAAGAATGGGGTACACGAGGGACCAATTAGAGCAATTGTTCCCTGATAGTATGGACTTTTCCAGGTTCCAGATTGACATGGTGAAAAGGAGAAATTTCTTTACACAGAAGCTAATGGGAGCAACAGGTGTACATGATGGCGGTGCATCGAAATTGGACGACGAGGTGATTAAACGTGTGTCAGGTCGAATGAACAAAGAATATAAGTTAACAAAGACTGAGAACGGATGGACTTTAGGACTCGGTGATATGGATGGTTCAGAGTCTCAAAAAGCGATTCTTTTGGATGACAAAGATATTGACGCTATGAATTACATTCAGAATAGAAAAGGGAGACAAGCTGAGCATTTGAAGGCTCTCGAAAGTAGAAATAATGATTTGATAGAAGACAAcgacgatgaagacgatgaaaaTCTCGAATGGGAGGATGTTGATGTAAAACCGCAAACGATTCAAAAACGAGAGGACTATTCTATCAACGCAGCAAAATTACCAAAACTGGGACAGCAGGTTAATTCTGTGGGAAGCCGCTCATTTCTGGATAGACGACATGATCAAGTATCTCCAATGAAAAGGCCATTTGCTCAGATAATTCGGCATATGGAGGATAACGaagatggaagaagagatgaattagaagacgatgattatgatgatgatgatgattataAGAAACAACTCGAAGAGATAGAACTCGTAGAAGCAACGCAAAAGTCAAAGAACATCATGAGAAAACAAAGAGTAGAggatactttgaaagagaaatcaAACAATGTGGAGCCtaaaaacttggaagagATTATGGACAcagcttttcaagataatGAGAACGACATGATAAATAATAATGTGACCAAAAACTTGTCACCGGTTGTGAGTTTTCAACAAGCAGCTCCGATTAGTCAAGATGAGATGGTTCCATTGACTGTTCAGCAGAAGAAACCGGTTGCTGGCGAATCGAAAGCCGTACCGCTTACAGAAAGCGAACAAAACTTACAGCACATTGTAAGCAAAATACCTGAATTCTCGTTTGGTGGTAAGGATTCCTTTCTTTTCCAAGACAGCTCCTTGTCAAAGTCGAAggatgttgttgaagacgACGTCAACGAGAAGCAGAACGAAAAGCCTGTGCAGGAGACACCAGCCTGGTTTTCAAGCTCTGACGTACAGCAAAACCCCTTCTCGAGCTCAAACTTTGTTAAGGACCAAGAAGTATTAAATACACCCAAATCTACCGAAAATTACCAATTATTATCAGGCTTGGATGCCCAAGAATTGCTGCAAAAAGACggaaaagatgaagacgacaTCGAGGAAGTTATTGAGGTTGCTTCGGAAAAGGAAGATCAAATGAACGAGATGGACACTGGatctttggaagagaaTGGGGGCGGTCACagaaaagaaagagaggCATTGGCGTATGATTACGATTTTTcagaaggagaagaagaagatatagCGGAAAACATGAGGAAAGAACAACTGGATTTCGCTACATTTAAGAATGCCCTCAATAATAGGATTGTGGACAATGCGTTTGTGGAAGATGAACTTTTCGAACAGCAGATGAAAGACAAGAGGGATTCCGATGAAGTAACCACCGATATGATCGTTGAAGTCCAAGATCTGCTATCTCGGTTCGGGATACCGTTTATCACAGCACCTATGGAGGCTGAAGCTCAGTGCGCTGAACTGCTAGGTCTCAAACTAGTGGACGGCATTATCACTGACGATAGTGATGTCTTCTTGTTTGGAGGCAGCAGAGTTTACAAGAATATGTTCCATGAGAAGAACTATGTGGAATTCTATGACTACCAGAGCATCAAGCAAAACCTCGGATTAGATCGCGATACTATGATCGAACTGGCTCAACTTTTGGGGAGCGACTATACAAATGGGATTAAAGGTATGGGACCGGTATCCAGTATGGAAGTTTTGGCAGAGTTCGgaaatttgataaaattcaGAGATTGGTACAATGAAGGCCAGTTCGACACGAAAAAACAACAAGCAGAAAATAAGTACGAAAGGGATCTAAGAAAaagattggtgaaaaatgAAGTTGTTCTGAGTTCTGATTTCCCCAGTGAACTCGTCCGCGATTCTTACCTAAGCCCTGAAGTAGATCACGATAAATCTACTTTTATTTGGGGTGCCCCCGACCTGGATATGTTACGTCAATTTATGAGAGCACGAGTAGGTTGGACACAGGAGAAATCTGACGAAATTTTGGTGCCCTTGATTAGAGACATCAACAACCGTAAGAAGCAAGCGAGACAAATGACTTTAAATGAATTCTTTCCCTCAGAGTAtattcaagagaagaagctcaatttTGGTAAGAGGCTCACTACGGCATCtaataaattgaagaaacgaAAGATGAAATAA